The genomic DNA cgccattcctcgctggtttggatgcggtcttactttgtcgaacaatcttccgaagtcaattggtatccaatccatttgctcgaattcccttagcgatttggcggtgcccatggttcttcctttcttttccgggtcgtctttcgttgcactccggatcgatgcttcttcattgtggtttgtctctatgactttcccatgcttcggttgttcttccctcacttccgatgcctcttttctaaaaattccagcaagcacccgcacttgagattcttcatcggagcttgccgaacatcgtttttcccaatctcttcgcatggccgcacccttgctgattttttgtaggagttgggcagcttctgtgagtgttttctccatgagatctcctcctgcacacatttgaacaaattgtatgcactcgggggttagggaaaaataaaaagtatgcaagagtacttcactggaaaatccgagcttcggtccttgttcaatcaatccattgaatctatcccatggttgatctatcccttcttcttctccttgcgcgaagttgatcacttgcttccgaatatgttgaaccttgcttaacggaaagaaccgctcgcaaaatttcttcatcaagtcatcccaatttccttttacctcgaaggatgcaagtgcaaaccatcttctcgcttcttccgcaagtgagtatgggaaaagattccattaaaccaagctagcggaactccgtcttgttgcaccgtgttgcatagcattgtgaaccacttgatatgtctatatgggttgtctgtctcatctcctctaaaggggtttgccgccaccatcttgatgatttgaggcttgatctcatactcggtggctcgcaacaccgaatctgatttttgcatgtcgaagtccccCGATCTCGGGCTTGCATAATctcttagtgatttttctccttcctccacgtgttgaatgagatggcccatctagacaatcaaaacaaaaacaagaaaacaaaaattttctagggaaaaggttaggtgttagtaaccaacaaaattaatacaaagttaaacgtagcaaaatcgcttgttccccggcaacggcgccagaaaagcttgttgacgcttcttaaagcgccaatttacgtaccgcaagcgcacggatcatgtagcttttcccttagagtattcccccaaggtttatcaattcatggaacaagtgtattactatgcttaactaagcactaatgatgttggtgaaagatctatattgagtgattgagtatgaaatagatctaatctaaccaatctaatctaatctagactaacgagcaatgatagatgtgtgcacaagatatgaagagcatttgtccatagggtctaggatcactagagatgtaatcgccaagcaacgaagaacggatctaatctaccaaaggtgtgttccaagatcaaaacctttccctcccgcatactgtcactacacgaggataatcggtaacgaatcaacaagaacacaatagttgatgtaatctaagtaaaccatgcaagagcaaagcaaatcCAAAGCCAAgccgcgaactattaggcatcaaagcatcatcaacaagaatcgtgatagatcaatctcataaaggattcggcaattacaactcaagatctccttataaccccatgaacaaacgaggactttaccccatgaagcaaagcaaagcatagtcgatcatggtggtgaaatctccggcaagggatggatcccttgctgtcctccaacttgcagcggcgcccagggacgatgaggcctccggtgtcgcctttctcttgtgtctaactcgaatgtatctctggatgctcttctctgcgatctctgtGATCTCCCTGGATGCTCCCGCAATcccccctctttgacggcggcttcggggtatttataggcagatatggtcggtggttttggtaaaacatagattagggttgacgcatacttcgtgctgaagaaaaccgagattgattggactccgaaaagggctaggccggtcggcccaaggactccaggccggccggcctgggccttttctggcccctttcggtcccatcttttgcgtgttgaatcttccttttattcctcatcttagcccagttgtaaccatgcgtcaaaacatctccgaaaatgtccaaattcctatcaaaatgcaacatgctccaaaatccaggacaaaatcgaaaacggtcaagttcaggtgccaagtggcgggttagtacatgaatcatcccgaagaatttaccaaaacaactcctaatcatatagtaaaatgggtacttaaggagcgccaacatctctctacttgggagagtgctgcaatggtttcattctctaccaccgcgcacggtgcaaaattgggagtccttcatgaaagaattcatgacggagttctactcgccgggcaagacccagattctgcgcaacaagattgcaacattcgcgcaagccccgacggagactattgcggaagccaaTGAGctcttcaacgactacatccgcgccgtacctcatcacaagttttcaaggaaggatgtggtccagaagttctatcatggcctcactactgcatcaagggggatcattgacgcatcggccggaggttctatcattgagctcacgcctactcaagtttttaagctattcaagaaggtggcggacaatgacgcatgggcatcatcggggcgcctacaaccactccaagccgtgggcgccgcgaagagtttatcacaagtggaacgcgaagaagtgcttgaagggaagatcgactcgctcatgagaaggttggagaagatggaagtggaaaagagagaagcccaagctatcgatttaaaggcggccgaagcaaggtctacatgtgaagaatgtggagagtacggccatgtccaaaacaattgcccggaggaagccaagatgctcgactacatgaagaagggagaatggattccgccaaccaacttccgctacgggtaagaccccaatttaatgcaagctcttccattcaaaactcggtgcctcttcatatacaattgaaggagttcatggaggagcaaggcaagatcaacaaggacaccgtcaccaagttcaaggctatggacaagatcttgaaGAACATTGATgacaaggtgacggaggtcgggagctctaaccttcaagtactcaaaatgatgaagatgctagaaacacaagtagcccagctcgccggacgcctatctagcaacgaaggaaaattgcccgggcaacctcaaagtccggagacggctaaggcaattcaaactcgctcgggaaaggagaccaaagaacccgaacatgcagcgggagcaaggaagcctaagccaagagttgaagtggagaccatcatcaaggagaaggcacctactcctatgccagagatagtcaccgaagagccagagtttgagctagatgatatagacaccaagattctaccgccaaggccacgataccgcaaaggtaaacatgaagatgagcagttcaacaaatttgttgacatggtacgcaggttgggcatcaatatgccgctcttggacgctctacaagttctgacgtattctcgctacttcaaagacatcatgggaaacaagcacgagataccgccaagcactgtcaagctaaccgaggaatgtagcgcggcaatcgctaatgaagctcctgaaaagaagagggaccccggatgtcctaccatcccgtgttccattggatctcttatgttcgaaagagcattttgtgatctcggtgcaagtgtgagcgtcatgctaAAGAATAtgttcgagaagctatgcttaccggagacggagcccaccgccatgtgcctagagttagcagacaattccgttcgctatcctttgggaatcgccgaagacgtgcccgtgaagaagCGCGTATGTTGAAGAAGTGCTTCAAGTACAATCGAATGGGCTCATTGCGCTCTTGTCTGCATAGCGAGAGGTCATGTCTTGTGGCAGCTCTACTCAAGGATCCTTGGAAGTTTTCGATGAAAGCCTTCTTGAGATCATTCCAGATGAAGATGGAGTTCGGTTGCAGGCTGTCCAACCACGTGAGCGGTGCTGGATGCAGGGCCATTGGGAAGTATAGGACCTTGGTGATAGTGTCTCCTctggcgacgtcgatggcggttGAGTACAATCGTAGCTATTGTACTGGGTCTTTGTTGCCATCGTATTTTTGGAGATTGACTGGCTTAAAGTCTTTTGGGTACTCTGCGTCTGCAAAATCAATGCTAAGGGCGGGAAATCGATCCGTCAGATCGAGTTGCTGGCTCTGCCACCTTGCGTTGATTATGGTGCAGGAATCTTGAGATGCGTTGAGATGGTTGCGAAGATCGGGGATATTATCTCCTTGCTCATGATCTTGACCTGGTTGAAGCTGGTTCCGAGGAGCGGGTGGTGGGTTTCTTCTTAGGCGATTTTCTCGACGATGTTGGGGTCCAgcaacttcatcttcatcttggtTTCTACTGTGGGCCGCGACTTGCCCTCGTTGTTGTGGTTGGATCCGACGACCTTTCGGAGTTTGGCTTGTTTGAGCGGCGATGCTTGCCGTTCGGGTTCTTGCTCGATGGAGGGAGGATAACGGGCCTGCCGCTTCAAGTTGACCGATTGCTCTTTTTGACAATTCGATCACCTAATCTATTTCAAGATGGCGAGGAAGTTGCATGAGTCGTAGCGTCGCTTCAGCCATCATTGCGATGGGAGTGTTAAAGACTGGCTCTGCCTCTACGTCAAAGTCACGATGTAGGTCCCTTGGCTGGATAGGAGGATTCTAGGTGCGTACCATTGCAGCTTGCCTGCGCGCTTCCCACCTTTGATTCCTCCTCCTTCTTTCTCCCCTTGTGATGTCGTCCTCGTCTGGAGGCACGTTAGCAGATAACTCATGTCCTGATATCTGCTGGAGCATCTCATTGGGGTCGATTTGACGTCCGTTGTTTTGTGAGCCATTGATAGTGGCCATGAAGATCTCTCTATCCGGGGAGTGCTCTCCCGAACTAGAGGTATAGTCGGCCAGGACAGTGGATCCTGGGTCTTCTATAGTCGTCATGGGGAGAGGTCTGCAATGCTGGAAAGGCAGATCGTCTAGGTGGGCCACAAGTCGAGGGGAATCAGGTAGTTCTATGGGCTATGAGCCCCTCCAGAGCACCGTCCGTTCTTGTGGTGTTGTTGTGGTTACCAAGTTCAGGCAGTCGCCCAGGTGGAGTTGGTCTTCATCATCTGAATCTAGATATCTGTCAAAGATTGGTGCCGCTCGGCAAGTGGTGGCAGTTGTATCTTTGATCTATGAATCTTGATCCAAGTTTTGGCTGGATGATGAAGGGAAGACATTTTGGATGGCCTTCTGATGGTAGAAACCATGTTGCGCGATCCGTGGATGATCTTAGATCGGGTGGTTTTTGATCTAAGATCGGTCGGTACACGAGTCGAACTTGTGCTGAGAACGAGTTTTTcttcgatctccttggcgaggtcagGAAGTATCATCCTGGCGATGTTGCCAAGGTTGCTTTTCTTTGCCAAGGATGTCTGCTGCTCCTGAAAATTTCCCAGCTGGTTGTTAAAACTACTCGATCCGTTGGCAATGCAAATCTAagagccgaagatgaaggtggtgcCTTGTTCAGGCGCCACGGAGTTGAGGTTGAAGTTGGCTATCAAATTCGCCGGATTGATCTTGATGctatcccctacctggcgtgccagctgtcggtgtttagccgTCAAGCCTACCACGGGTAGCCCCAAGGTAGTTGATTGTAGGTTAGGGACTCGTCAAGATCAGGAATGCGATGGTGcatggaacacaaagatttagacaggttcggaccgccaagagcgtaataccctacgtcctgtgtagttgtttgtattgccttgagGTTTGATCGATGATTGTATGGTTTCTCTTATTGTGCCTATGCTTTGGAGAGATCCCTGTCTGGGgtgatagggttacatggaaagtccaaGTCGAGTACTATCAGAGTCTACTCAATGtctatcgggtagtttccttccaTCGACTAGTCCTACTTCTGTACGAGTAGTTATAATAAAGTAAGGCTTATTCATGCGATactccttactctagaatattctaagcctgtgagcagtcctgctgctCCGGGTCTGACAGTAATGCACCCGCGGCCCCAGGACACCCAAGGAGGAAGACCGCGGAACACAGAGGTCCCGGGATGGCTACAGAAGACTCCCGAGGTCCTGTGAGCGATGACCCCAAGTAGGGGTAGGCCTGACCCGTAGGCCTGCACTCCGCTCAGAGGGCACAGGGCCTGCCTGCTGGACGGCGCCCACCTACGGGCGCTGCATTCACACTAAAGGCGGTGAAAGAAAAAAGGGTAAATAGGAGAGAAGGATAACTTGTAGAGGAGACCTCTCTGGGGCCTAGATCACCGAGAGGAAAGGGCAATCTTTGCATGTAAATCAAGCAACATAGacaggacgtagggtgttaTGCTTCCGAGCGGCCGGAACCTATCTAAACCACCGTGTCCACTGAACCTAGCCACGGATGGAATCCTACTGCGTGTTACACCCCTAGCCGAATCTCTAAACGGGGGTTCCCTTGATTCCTGCTAGCGGTACTCACCCACAGTCACCTAGGGTGCCATTAGGAAAGATAACCTAAATTAGAACCCTAAATTTATATGTAAATTAACCATCTTTGCTATTATAAAAAAACAACCCCCATTTTTACAATGAACACCACCCCACCTATGCGCTAGGTAAAAATAATCTTAAGCAACCTGCTAAAATTTGCATCTAAAATACCAACCTCCACTATTACTAAAAATAGGGAGTTGGAGGATGGAAGAACGCAAGAACGTCGGCTTCACAACATTTAAATCCAATCGCCCCTTGCATTATTCTAGATTTCTTGCGTCTTACATGTGAGGAAAAGGCGACTAAGAGCAAATTCTCTCTTTCCAGCAAACCCCGTTTTTTTCACAAGAAGCAACAGAGGGCCCCCTCGGTGCCAGTGCGGGGTCTCCAACCCCGGTCGCCGGCCTTGGGGCTGAGCAAACCCCGTTTTAAACAAGAGAACTTGGCAAATTCCATCATAAAAAATTTAGAAGTACATGCAAAACCCTCGCAAAAACCTCTGTGCACACAGTCCCTACGAAATCCTCGAGCACGCTTTCCTCCTTATTTGGCATCGCCCTCAGCATAATACATTTTTGTAGAAACTACAATGACTTCATCATTTGGTCGGGGATCATGTCACTGTCGATCACGCTGGCTCACAAAAGCATCAAATGACTGATACAGAATAGCACCAGCGTAGTCGGCTGGTATAGAAACGTACAAACATCATCAGTTTGCATCACGCAGCTGCCCGCAGTTAGATTACATGACGGTGCAGGCGCCGTAGGGCGGGCTGTCATCGCAGACGACCATCGGGTACGGCATGGGCGACGGCATGTACGGCGGGTAGCCGCCGCTGCAGTAGCACGGCGACCACGCCGGGCACTGGCATGCGGGTGGTTTTGGTGGCTCAGGTGGAGGCGGAGACGGTGCCGGCTTGGGCTTGCATCCACAGTGCGGCGTGGGGCAGCTGCACGGCCACGCCGGTTGTGGACATGTATATGAGTACGGATACGGGTATATCACCAGATCTGGCTTGGGCTTGGTCTCAGGAGGTTTGGGCTCCTTttttggcggcggtggcggtggcttgGACGACGGGCACCAACAACAGTATGGTGTGGGGCAGCTGCACGGCCAAGCGGGCTGCGGGTATGGATATGGGTCCGGATACGGGCACATGACTGGCTCTTTCTTGGGAGATTTTGGTGGATCAGGAGTTTTGGAAGGCGGCTTGGCGACCTCAATTTTCTTGATGATCCTCCCGGCCTTGCAGCAGAGCTTCGAGGAGAGCTTGTCGGCGTCGAAGGGCCCCGACACGAGGACCTTGTCCTTCTCGTACACGATCTTTTCGATGACGAACTCCCCGTGGTCTGCGCAGCAGTGATGATTCAGTGAAGTAGCACGTCACAATTAAGTTACATGATTCATTCATAACGTGATCATAACCATGATTCAGATATACGGACACCTTGGATGCAGCAGAGGACCTTCTGGATCTTGGCGCTGCAATGGCAGCACTCCAGCTCCACGGTGATGATGAGCGTGATCGATGTCAACAGAACACGCGCGTGTGCACAGTGCACAGGAATGAACCCGACAAACAAGTACAGTGTATCGTAGTGTCGAAATCGaggtgaaaaatatataaggcctttttattttttttctctctttttgtcTGACGCGCTTTATTTGGCACAAGAACCAACGACTCAAGAACAAACAAAGCCTAGGAACTTAGTTATCCCGGCCAGGTCTCACCTTGGTCGATTCGCAAGCCGATCTCTGAAGAAACGCAGGCGGTTCGCGTTCCTGACCTGCAGCAGGCCGGTAGCTGCTACGGTTGGAGATCAGAGGCTGCTGATGGTGGCGacctcctccatcttcttcagAGGAGAGAAGGAAAAGGGATGCCGATGGCCGATGCTCAGTGATCGTGCACCCGAGCGTGCTATTACTCCCATATATATAACAGATCTATCACAGATGCACCTACGATTATTGAGACAATTGATCGAGACGGCTCGCGCGCGCGTCAGGATTTGGTGCGGGGGACACGTCTGCACGGTTCGGGGCCTTGAATAGCGTTTGAAACCAAAGATGGAGGGGGACCGAGCACCACCTGCATGCGCCAGGACGACAGGGCCCGAAGCTTTCATGGCCCTTCGcaacagctctctctctctctctctctctctctggctcgCTCTCCATCTTTCGTTGCTGTTCTTCCAAGAAAATTATTCTCGTGATAGTTGTCAAGTCTCTCTGCAGGATCGGATGAGATTCGCGCTAGCGTAGATAGCAAAGGTAGCAGTAGGAGTGTACGTTGTGATTAGTTGCCGCGCGCTCGGTGGTTGTGCACTTAATGCGTGCATTCTACTATCGCGACGGTGATGTCATCCTTAACTTGATGGCCATACATACTCATCCCAACGGCACTGCTGATGACTTGTGCACAATAATGAATCAATGATGCAAGCATATATAGAACATGTGcttttgttcttttttgcaaGTATATATGTGCAATGAATCAATGTTAGATGATTCTGTATTTCTCTTTCCCGAGGTAAGAGGTAGGTGGTCCAAGTGGAGTTGAGTTTTGGGTAATTTTGCTCCTGGACATCTTACAACGATGATTTTTGCCACAGGACACTACTCAATCTTCTATTTGCAGCTGGACACTCTTTAAGTTTGCATATTTGCTCCTGGACACTTTAGATAAAATAATattcatttttagaaaaaaaggagaaaatttCCAAAATGCCCAAAGTACCCCTGCCTCCTAACCCTATCTGTTCAACACAGTATCGATTCCCTTTAAAAAAATCCTCCCAACACTTCCCACCCCGTCCGCCTCGCCAAACCCATCCCCCGACGGCGAGACCCCcaggaggcgccgccgctgcctccctgGGCACCCCAGTCGCCACCCTCCTCGACACCCCAAGTGCCGGCTGCCGAAGCCCCTAAATCGGACtcccgccggcctccgcgcggATGGAGACGCCGAACTATGAGACATGGCGGCGGCAGccctcctccccggcctccctcgccggccgcggccctcctccccggccttcctcgccggccgcggcagAGATGGCTCGCGCGTGGCGGCTTCGGCAGgtggcgcccctcctcctccctcctcgtccCATGCAGCACGGCGGCCTTGAGctctggccatggcggcggccttgAGCTCTGGCCATGGccgcgcggggccatggcggagcagaGGCCGCGGCGCCCATCCTCCTCCCTTGCTGGCCTCCGCCCTGGCCGGCGCGCCCTTCCTGCGCCGGATTCACGAGCGGCGGTGGCTGgattcccctccctcctcccggcTCGAGCACGCTCGCGCAGATGGCCGGGGTGGCGCCGAGACGGCGAGGTCCAGTGAGAACGCGGCCGCCATGCTGCTCAGCCTCGTCGTGGCCGGGGGGCGAGCCGGCGGTGGTCAAGGTGCTCGTggtcggcggcgccgaggaggccgTGCAGCACCAGCGACAacaacgacggcggcggggagctcgaCCTCAATCTCAGCCTCTAGCTATGGAGTTTTCAACCGGGGATGCCGAGGTCGCGGTAGGCAGTGATGATGGCGTCGGCGCGGGTGATGGCGCCCTCCACGCCGACGGGCGACGGCCTCTGTGCTAGCTTGCTCGCCTGCCCGTGCCGTCGCGGCTCGCCGCCGTCTACCcgcccgcctgcgccgcctTGCCTCGCCGCTGCTCACCCATGCCGCGCACGGCTCGCCGCCGTCTGCTCGCCCTTGCCCGGGCCTTCGTGTCGCCGGGACGTCCGAGCCGCGTGCAGGCCTGCTCGCCCGCCTGTTCCGCCGCGTctcgccgtcgcccgcgccAGAGCTTCGCCGCTCCTCCACCAGAGCTTCGCTGGGGGGCAGTTGCCATCGTTGaggcctggccgccgccaccgcaacaCCGGATCCAGCCGCGGTCTGTGGTCTCGACGTAGGCGGCTCCACCACCCCCGCGGGTCCTTCCCGTCCCCGAGGACCCAGACCTCAGTCCTCGCCGGCACAGACGGCGAAGCCCAGCCTCCCGTGGAACTCGAGGACGAGGagtcgcagcggcggcggtcggaggcgacgccgcggcggcgaggaggtcgaACGCGGCGCGGAGGCCCGCGTGGAACCGTCAGTCCGGGAACCCGGGGCCCGTGGGCATGCCGAGGGCGAGGATGGCGCGAAGGTCGGGCAGGAATGCAAACCCGAACTCGGCCTCCGCACGCGCGAGCTCCGCGTCGTTGGAGAGGCCCGGGAGGACGGCCACCCTCTTGATGGGCATTTTGTCCAtttctccctccctcttctAAAAATTGATATTTTATTATTTCCCGTGTCCATTAGCAAATAGTCAAGGTTGAAAAATGTCCATCagcaaatatgaatttgaacgATGTCTTCCAGCTAAAATCAAAATTAAAAGATCTCCAGGAGCAAATTTACCCTTGAGTTTTGGGCGACCAACGGGTCTATCAAGACTTTTAGAGAAATCAGATGAAAAGTAAAGAGATCCATATAAATAtttattaaaaatatattttggaATAAAAAGGTATGAAAATTTGGCAAAATAAATATTCAAGCAATAAGCCATTTCTTTTGCTCTTTAGACTGAAACATTATATATTGATTGATAAAATAATATGAGTAGCCTAATTATGGGCTAGATACACAGCGGTTAAACTAATTTGAAACAAAAGACTATAGATTTCAGAAAGTTTGTGTATAGTAAGAGCTTCTCCAGTGGCGAGTCGATGCATCAGAGTAGAAGGAAGCCACGTCAGACGATGCATCAAACCGAACCCTGATGCAAATGAATAAGAAACTGAGTAATTATGTCTAGATGATTAAAGAATTCAGCTGTTACGCATCGATTTTGGTGAAGCACGTGACCAAGAAGCTGACAAGTGGGGCTGATAGCTTTTTTTACTCGCAGGAGTCGACTCATAACGATGCATCgacttttctctctccttctcaTGATTCGATAGCTGCAGTGGCATGATTCGCTTTGAAGTCAGCCACGTCGGATGATGCATCGGTAGTTTTCCCTCACCGGAGATGGCCTAAGGCTGGCTCCAACAGACGGCAGCCAAATCCGCCAGCCATTTGCCCGTTTGGCTGGCGCTTAGACTTTGGCTGCCCAGCCATCTGCCGGGTGCATCCAACAGACCATGCTAAATGGCTATCACAGTTGGTTCGCGCGAAAGAACGGAGTCTTCCtcgcctccccgcgccgcctccccctccgtCCCCCGAGGGCCGCCCCGCCTCCGGccccccgcctcctccccctccggcCCCAAGCGCCGCCTCCCCTTCGCCCCCCGAGCTCCGCCTCCAGATCCGGCGCGGgtgcggccgcctcctcctcgccagccGGGAGCTCGACATTGGCCGCCTCGCCTCGTCCGCCGGCTCGTCCTCGACTCGGACGGCTCCTCGTCGACTCGTCCGCCTGCTCGAGATCGCCGAGGTCGTCCCCGCCGGAGCCGCGGCTAGATCTCGTCCCCCgacgtcttcctcctccgccgcgcgtcCCCCGGCGTCGGATCCCCGTGAGGCCGTGAGGGGGAGGCTGCCAGCGCCGGATCcgcgcgaggaggaggccggatccgcgcgagggggaggccgaggcggggagggcgacgacggcggggaggacggcggcggggagcgcgcgcggcggagtggaggcggcggggagcggaggggagggaggacggCGGTTGCAAATGCCTCGCGTGCGTTCGGCAGCTAAAGTGGTGGTTCTCTCTCTTCCCATGTATTTTGGATGGACCGGATAGCTGACCTATTGGAAGCGCTATAGTAGCACCTGGCCATCCATTTTTGCTTTGGCTGCCGCTTTTGGCTGGCCTGTTGGAGCCAGCCTAAGGACACGGAACGAACCCAACACCAACTATTCCAATATCTTGGCATGTATacaaatataaaatatataaaGGAAAAAACAAAAGACATATACGTGACAAAACCACAATGTAGTCATCAACCTGGAGGCCACAGGAACCGGGTGCAAGGTGGTGTTTTCTCAATGAAGTCCTGATCAGACTGATTAGTCGAGGCTAGTCGGTAGTCTATTCATCTACCACCCTTAGCCTTGGCCTTGCAATCCTCAGCCTTAGCCTTGCGAGGATCAGGCTTTGGCTTGCAATGTTCAGGTTCTTCGTTGCAAGGTTTGCATGGCTTGGGTGGCGCCGCACACCACTGCCTTCTTGTCCTTTCATTAGAACTCTATATTCTCGATCGATGCAGAAGCAAAACTCTTCTGCGGCATAAAAGGAGTTTGTTAACTGACCTGTTTATTGATGCAAACACagtttgagggaccgaaactggcgaccagaggggggtgaatgggagccgatcaaaat from Panicum virgatum strain AP13 chromosome 7N, P.virgatum_v5, whole genome shotgun sequence includes the following:
- the LOC120681087 gene encoding protein PYRICULARIA ORYZAE RESISTANCE 21-like, with product KGLIYFSPRFRHYDTLYLFVGFIPVHCAHARVLLTSITLIITVELECCHCSAKIQKVLCCIQDHGEFVIEKIVYEKDKVLVSGPFDADKLSSKLCCKAGRIIKKIEVAKPPSKTPDPPKSPKKEPVMCPYPDPYPYPQPAWPCSCPTPYCCWCPSSKPPPPPPKKEPKPPETKPKPDLVIYPYPYSYTCPQPAWPCSCPTPHCGCKPKPAPSPPPPEPPKPPACQCPAWSPCYCSGGYPPYMPSPMPYPMVVCDDSPPYGACTVM